In a genomic window of Streptomyces koelreuteriae:
- a CDS encoding putative bifunctional diguanylate cyclase/phosphodiesterase, which yields MSAPPTPMLDGALRAQPPSPGVLLPRTPLSGPRPGLALQLVLALVCAGYAVGSALGWGSYQVALIMGDFGLSAAAATASVSCFLYARNRRTRFRPAWLLFGLSSAMAALGNLVWGWYEVVLGLPVPSPSYADLFFLCFAPPAIVGLLVLAKRPASKAGWVCLGLDAWLIGGSLLTLAWSLALAQAAKSEGPGVAHTALSLAYPLLDIALVSMVLALHFRRSAVNRSAVNTAIGALALTVMCDALFTSPLMHHDYRSGQLLDAGWFAGSLLLAYAPWAAPRTPDTDRHGLDRQSTTGHTRVVHEHLPGQRSGPHHQPPAPGGELGRYPAARPISGSLAALTPYLAAAVCTLGILYNVLNGRSVDRVVLLTGGTVVLALVVRQGIMLLDNITLTQELAQAENHFRSLVQGSSDVIMIAAPSGVLRYVSPAAAGVYGRSAEDLVGTELANLIHPEDLGCVVHEARRFLAASPVEEPTTRIECRFRSGDGAWLNVESTVNRHHGGLIFNSRDVTERVRLQAQLQHNAEHDPLTDLPNRALFTRRVQHALSGRRASDRGVALRNTAVLFIDLDGFKAVNDTIGHQAGDELLVQAARRLQDSVRQGDTASRLGGDEFAALIVGDNTRDRAARERHIVELADRLRTTLSQPYLIDGNDVRVNASIGVAFADAGLGAGELLRNADLAMYRAKAGGKGRVELYKPQMQQDVVRKVELATRLRAALHDGEFALLHQPVVCLEDGRITSVSAQARWRSSQGVLFTPAEFLRVAEDSDKTAELGRWVIEEAVEQAAERQATGLSVPVVVRMSARRLLDRSMPLGSIEALLTRHGLPSGSLIIELSDTGPKVSPDELERRLGALRRVGVRIALDGFGSDCAAITALRRFPVDILKLDRALVEGVVESARLYKITSGLLRIATDLGLKSVAEGVDLPEQVVALRAMGCTHGQGMAFSGPLDEYRLRRALAGGHYPVPNAPAEPVFAGGAPRVYSSGVSAVIGGGTALRSHNETPVPPT from the coding sequence GTGAGTGCGCCCCCGACCCCCATGCTGGACGGAGCGCTGCGGGCACAGCCTCCGTCGCCAGGGGTGCTGCTGCCCCGTACGCCGCTCTCCGGCCCTCGGCCGGGCCTGGCCCTCCAACTCGTCCTCGCCCTCGTCTGCGCGGGATACGCCGTCGGTTCCGCGCTCGGCTGGGGCTCCTACCAAGTGGCGCTCATCATGGGCGACTTCGGGCTGAGCGCCGCAGCGGCCACGGCCTCCGTGTCGTGCTTCCTCTACGCCCGCAACCGCCGCACCCGCTTTCGACCCGCATGGCTGCTCTTCGGCCTCTCCTCGGCCATGGCGGCCCTCGGCAACCTCGTCTGGGGGTGGTACGAGGTGGTCCTCGGACTGCCCGTGCCCAGCCCCAGCTACGCCGACCTGTTCTTCCTCTGCTTCGCGCCGCCCGCCATCGTCGGGCTGCTCGTGCTCGCCAAGCGGCCGGCGTCCAAGGCCGGCTGGGTCTGTCTCGGGCTGGACGCCTGGCTGATCGGCGGCTCGCTGCTCACCCTGGCCTGGAGCCTCGCCCTTGCCCAGGCCGCCAAGTCCGAAGGGCCCGGCGTGGCGCACACCGCGCTGTCGCTGGCCTACCCGCTGCTCGACATCGCACTGGTCAGCATGGTCCTCGCGCTGCACTTCAGGCGCTCCGCGGTGAACCGCTCCGCGGTCAACACCGCCATCGGCGCGCTCGCGCTGACCGTGATGTGCGACGCCCTGTTCACCTCGCCGCTGATGCACCACGACTACCGCTCCGGCCAGTTGCTCGACGCGGGCTGGTTCGCCGGCTCGCTGCTCCTGGCGTACGCCCCGTGGGCCGCGCCCCGCACGCCGGACACCGACCGGCACGGCCTCGACCGGCAGAGCACGACCGGGCACACGCGCGTGGTGCACGAGCACCTGCCCGGGCAGCGCAGCGGGCCGCACCACCAGCCGCCCGCACCCGGAGGCGAGCTCGGCCGCTATCCGGCCGCCCGGCCCATCTCCGGCTCCCTCGCCGCCCTCACGCCGTATCTCGCGGCCGCCGTGTGCACGCTGGGGATCCTCTACAACGTCCTCAACGGCCGCAGCGTCGACCGCGTGGTCCTGCTGACCGGGGGCACGGTCGTGCTCGCGCTCGTCGTGCGCCAGGGCATCATGCTGCTCGACAACATCACCCTCACCCAGGAACTGGCCCAGGCGGAGAACCACTTCCGCTCCCTGGTGCAGGGCTCCAGCGACGTCATCATGATCGCCGCGCCCAGCGGAGTCCTGAGGTACGTCTCCCCGGCCGCCGCCGGTGTCTACGGCCGCTCGGCGGAGGATCTGGTGGGTACGGAACTGGCCAATCTCATCCACCCGGAGGACCTCGGCTGCGTCGTGCATGAGGCGCGCAGGTTCCTCGCCGCCAGCCCCGTCGAGGAACCCACTACGCGCATCGAGTGCCGCTTCCGGTCGGGTGACGGAGCCTGGCTCAACGTCGAATCGACCGTCAACCGCCATCACGGCGGCCTCATCTTCAACAGCAGGGACGTGACCGAAAGGGTCCGGCTCCAGGCCCAGTTGCAGCACAACGCCGAGCACGACCCGCTCACGGACCTGCCCAACCGCGCCCTGTTCACCCGGCGCGTCCAGCACGCCCTCTCGGGCCGAAGGGCCTCCGACCGGGGCGTGGCCCTGCGGAACACGGCCGTGCTGTTCATCGACCTCGACGGCTTCAAGGCCGTCAACGACACCATCGGGCACCAGGCGGGGGACGAGCTGCTCGTCCAGGCCGCCCGCAGACTCCAGGACTCCGTCCGCCAGGGCGACACCGCCTCCCGGCTGGGCGGCGACGAGTTCGCGGCCCTGATCGTCGGCGACAACACCCGCGACCGGGCCGCCCGGGAGCGGCACATAGTGGAACTCGCCGACCGCCTCAGGACGACGCTGTCCCAGCCGTACCTCATCGACGGCAACGATGTCCGTGTCAACGCCTCCATCGGCGTCGCCTTCGCGGACGCGGGCCTCGGCGCGGGCGAGCTGCTGCGCAACGCCGACCTGGCCATGTACCGCGCCAAGGCCGGCGGCAAGGGCCGCGTCGAGCTGTACAAGCCACAGATGCAGCAGGACGTCGTACGCAAGGTGGAGCTGGCCACGCGCCTGCGGGCCGCGCTGCACGACGGCGAGTTCGCCCTGCTGCACCAGCCGGTGGTCTGCCTGGAGGACGGCCGGATCACATCGGTGTCCGCGCAGGCGCGCTGGCGCTCCTCACAGGGGGTGCTGTTCACCCCGGCGGAGTTCCTGCGCGTGGCCGAGGACAGCGACAAGACCGCCGAGCTGGGCCGGTGGGTGATCGAGGAAGCCGTCGAGCAGGCCGCCGAGCGGCAGGCGACCGGGCTGTCCGTGCCGGTCGTGGTCCGGATGAGCGCGCGCCGCCTGCTGGACCGGTCGATGCCGCTCGGCTCGATCGAGGCGCTGCTCACCCGGCACGGGCTGCCCTCCGGGTCGCTGATCATCGAGCTGTCCGACACCGGCCCGAAGGTCTCGCCGGACGAGCTGGAGCGGCGCCTCGGCGCCCTGCGGCGGGTCGGCGTCCGGATCGCGCTCGACGGGTTCGGCAGCGACTGCGCGGCGATCACGGCCCTCAGGCGGTTCCCCGTCGACATCCTGAAACTCGACCGCGCGCTGGTCGAGGGCGTCGTCGAGTCGGCCCGGCTGTACAAAATCACCAGTGGGCTGCTGCGCATCGCCACCGATCTCGGGCTGAAGTCCGTGGCCGAGGGGGTGGACCTGCCCGAGCAGGTCGTCGCCCTGCGCGCGATGGGCTGCACGCACGGGCAGGGCATGGCGTTCTCCGGACCGCTCGACGAGTACCGGCTGCGCCGGGCGCTCGCCGGTGGCCACTACCCGGTGCCGAACGCACCGGCCGAGCCGGTGTTCGCGGGCGGCGCCCCGCGGGTGTACAGCTCGGGAGTGTCCGCCGTCATCGGAGGCGGTACGGCCCTACGCTCACATAATGAGACTCCCGTCCCACCCACTTGA
- a CDS encoding 2-hydroxyacid dehydrogenase has protein sequence MTADVWLPIPPEEIEGLPEGPGYRYWNGEDDFPADPADCAFYVVPYMKPSPLCVRPMPQMSHVEVVQTLSAGIDHVQPGLPHLPPGVRLCNARGVHEASTGELTLALILASLRGIPDFVRAQDRGEWLGGFRPALADKNILIVGYGSIGAAIEDRLVPFEVARVARVARSERTTARGPVHPLTELASLLPEADVVILSTPLTEATRGLAGADFLSRMKDGALLVNVARGPVVDTKALLAEVETGRITAALDVTDPEPLPREHRLWRAPGVLISPHVGGPTSAFLPRAERLLVDQLNRYVNREPLRNVILTTGASTD, from the coding sequence ATGACTGCTGACGTGTGGCTGCCCATCCCGCCGGAAGAGATCGAGGGACTCCCCGAGGGTCCCGGCTACCGCTACTGGAACGGCGAGGACGACTTCCCCGCCGACCCGGCGGACTGCGCCTTCTACGTCGTCCCCTACATGAAGCCGAGCCCGCTGTGCGTGCGTCCCATGCCGCAGATGAGTCATGTAGAGGTCGTGCAGACCCTCTCGGCCGGGATCGACCACGTGCAGCCCGGGCTGCCGCACCTGCCTCCGGGCGTGCGGCTGTGCAACGCGCGCGGGGTGCACGAGGCCAGCACCGGAGAGCTCACCCTCGCGCTGATCCTGGCCTCGCTCCGCGGGATCCCCGACTTCGTCCGCGCGCAGGACCGGGGGGAGTGGCTCGGCGGATTCCGGCCCGCGCTCGCCGACAAGAACATCCTCATCGTGGGATACGGATCGATCGGCGCGGCCATCGAGGACCGGCTCGTTCCGTTCGAGGTGGCGCGGGTGGCGCGCGTCGCGCGCTCCGAGCGCACCACGGCGCGCGGTCCGGTGCACCCGCTCACCGAACTCGCCTCCCTGCTCCCCGAAGCGGACGTCGTCATCCTGTCCACACCGCTCACCGAGGCCACCCGCGGCCTGGCCGGGGCCGACTTCCTGTCCCGGATGAAGGACGGCGCGCTCCTGGTCAACGTGGCCCGCGGCCCCGTCGTCGACACCAAGGCCCTGCTCGCCGAGGTGGAGACCGGCCGCATCACCGCCGCCCTAGACGTCACCGACCCCGAGCCCCTGCCGCGCGAACACCGGCTGTGGCGTGCGCCGGGGGTACTCATCAGCCCTCATGTCGGCGGACCCACCTCCGCGTTCCTTCCGCGCGCCGAGCGGCTCCTGGTGGACCAGTTGAACCGTTATGTGAACCGGGAGCCGCTCCGCAACGTGATCCTCACGACGGGTGCATCAACAGACTGA
- a CDS encoding aldo/keto reductase, protein MERRTIGAAALAVGAVGLGCMPMSWAYSTSRQRGDESLRAVHRALDLGVSLLDTADMYGPFTNELLVGRALKERRSDAFVSTKVGLLVGDQHIVANGRPGYVKRACDASLRRLQTDVIDLYQLHRADPEVPVEETWGAMAELVQAGKVRALGLCAVGARAGRRGGARPHDATIRQLERVQQVFPVSAVEAELSVWSPEALETLLPWCQTRGVGFLAAMPLGNGYLTGRLRTGAGFEADDLRARHPRFTGEMMAANQPIVAGLRRVARRHGEHVTTAQVALAWVLAQGPHVVPVPGTKQERWVTENAAATALRLTPDNLREVAVLPRAQGSWD, encoded by the coding sequence GTGGAGCGCAGGACGATCGGCGCGGCGGCGCTCGCGGTGGGGGCCGTCGGACTCGGGTGCATGCCGATGAGCTGGGCCTACAGCACCTCTCGGCAGCGTGGTGACGAGTCGCTCAGGGCGGTGCACCGGGCCCTGGACCTGGGCGTGTCCCTGCTGGACACGGCCGACATGTACGGCCCCTTCACCAACGAACTGCTGGTGGGGCGGGCGTTGAAGGAGCGCCGGTCCGACGCGTTCGTGTCGACCAAGGTCGGTCTGCTGGTGGGCGACCAGCACATCGTCGCCAACGGCCGCCCGGGGTATGTGAAACGTGCCTGCGACGCCTCGCTGCGGCGTCTGCAGACGGACGTCATAGACCTCTACCAGCTGCACCGGGCCGACCCGGAGGTGCCCGTCGAGGAGACGTGGGGCGCGATGGCCGAGCTCGTCCAGGCCGGGAAGGTGCGGGCGCTCGGTCTGTGCGCGGTGGGCGCGCGGGCGGGCCGCCGGGGCGGGGCCCGCCCGCACGACGCGACGATACGGCAGCTGGAGCGGGTGCAGCAGGTCTTCCCGGTGAGCGCGGTGGAGGCGGAGCTGTCGGTGTGGTCGCCCGAGGCGCTGGAGACCCTGCTGCCGTGGTGTCAGACGCGGGGCGTCGGCTTCCTCGCCGCGATGCCGCTCGGCAACGGCTATCTGACCGGCAGGCTGCGGACCGGCGCGGGCTTCGAGGCGGACGATCTGCGCGCCCGGCACCCCCGGTTCACGGGCGAGATGATGGCCGCGAACCAGCCGATCGTCGCGGGCCTGCGCCGCGTGGCCCGCCGCCACGGCGAGCACGTCACCACCGCCCAGGTCGCCCTCGCCTGGGTCCTCGCCCAGGGCCCGCACGTGGTCCCGGTCCCGGGCACGAAGCAGGAGCGCTGGGTCACGGAGAACGCGGCCGCGACGGCCCTGCGTCTGACGCCGGACAATCTGCGGGAAGTGGCAGTGCTGCCCCGGGCCCAGGGGTCGTGGGACTGA
- a CDS encoding PQQ-dependent sugar dehydrogenase → MIVQRRAVPAVLAAAALLLTAGCSSDGGGTSGSDEGASPGRTAPQSSAPPGKAAEETPPAKGSVKVVRTVAEGLDSPWGLAPLPGGGLLVSSRDDGTIVRVDEKTGKKTELGEVPGVSAAGEGGLLGIALSPDYASDHMVYAYFTSAGDNRIVRMLYDEKKPAGEQLGAPDTVFRGIPKGFIHNGGRIEFGPDKMLYVGTGESGDTGLSQDKDSVGGKILRLTPEGEPAPGNPFPGSPVYSLGHRNVQGLAWDTKQRLFASEFGQDTWDELNAIKPGDNYGWPEAEGRSGDGDFHNPIDQWTTAEASPSGIAYAEGSVWMAGLRGKRLWRIPLNGTEASAEPQAFLDGEYGRLRTVVPAGGDRLWLVTSNTDGRGSPEDGDDRILELRVS, encoded by the coding sequence ATGATCGTGCAACGTCGAGCCGTCCCGGCCGTGTTGGCCGCCGCCGCGCTCCTGCTGACGGCCGGCTGCTCCTCCGACGGCGGAGGAACCTCCGGCTCCGACGAGGGCGCCTCCCCCGGTCGTACGGCACCGCAGTCCTCCGCGCCGCCGGGGAAGGCCGCCGAGGAGACACCTCCCGCGAAGGGCTCGGTGAAGGTGGTGCGCACCGTCGCCGAGGGCCTCGACTCCCCCTGGGGTCTCGCTCCGCTGCCGGGCGGCGGTCTGCTCGTCTCCTCCCGGGACGACGGGACGATCGTCCGGGTCGACGAGAAGACCGGGAAGAAGACCGAGCTGGGCGAGGTGCCGGGCGTATCGGCCGCCGGCGAGGGCGGCCTGCTGGGCATCGCCCTGTCGCCCGACTACGCCTCGGACCACATGGTCTACGCGTACTTCACCTCCGCCGGCGACAACCGCATCGTCCGCATGCTCTACGACGAGAAGAAGCCCGCCGGTGAGCAGCTCGGCGCTCCCGACACGGTCTTCAGGGGCATCCCCAAGGGCTTCATCCACAACGGCGGGCGGATCGAGTTCGGCCCGGACAAGATGCTCTACGTCGGCACCGGCGAGAGCGGCGACACCGGTCTGTCCCAGGACAAGGACTCCGTGGGCGGCAAGATCCTGCGCCTGACCCCGGAGGGCGAGCCCGCGCCGGGCAACCCGTTCCCCGGCTCGCCGGTGTACTCGTTGGGCCACCGCAATGTGCAGGGCCTCGCCTGGGACACCAAGCAGCGGCTCTTCGCCTCGGAGTTCGGCCAGGACACCTGGGACGAGCTCAACGCGATCAAGCCGGGCGACAACTACGGCTGGCCGGAGGCCGAGGGCAGGTCGGGCGACGGGGACTTCCACAACCCGATCGACCAGTGGACGACGGCCGAGGCGTCCCCCAGCGGCATCGCCTACGCCGAGGGTTCGGTCTGGATGGCGGGCCTGCGCGGCAAGCGGCTGTGGCGCATCCCGCTGAACGGCACGGAGGCCTCGGCCGAACCGCAGGCCTTCCTGGACGGCGAGTACGGCCGGCTGCGCACGGTCGTCCCGGCGGGCGGCGACCGGCTGTGGCTCGTGACCAGCAACACGGACGGCCGGGGCAGCCCCGAGGACGGGGACGACCGGATCCTCGAGCTGCGGGTGTCGTAG
- a CDS encoding IS5 family transposase (programmed frameshift), translating to MWGRIEPLMPADPVRGRRWADHRRTLEAIAWKYRTCSPWRDLPDELGSFQTAHKRLIRWAVDGTWELILAAVLAAADDADDIGWTVSVDSTVCRAHQHAAGARKRGRPGRAEPDDHALGRSRGGLSTKVHLASDSRARPLVLRVTAGQAGDAPAFETVMAGIRVPRSGPGRPRNRPDTVLADRAYSSRAIRNHLRRRGIRAVIPQPSDQVGHRLRRGRDGGRPPAFDAEAYKQRNAVERCINRLKQWRGLAMRTDKLAIAYQAGLHLAAILIWTAA from the exons ATGTGGGGCCGGATCGAGCCGCTGATGCCGGCCGATCCGGTCCGCGGTCGGCGATGGGCCGATCACCGCCGAACGTTGGAGGCCATCGCGTGGAAGTACCGCACCTGCTCGCCCTGGCGGGACTTGCCGGACGAGCTCGGCTCGTTCCAGACCGCTCACAAACGCCTGATCAGGTGGGCCGTGGACGGCACCTGGGAACTCATCCTTGCCGCGGTCCTGGCAGCGGCCGACGACGCTGACGACATCGGCTGGACTGTCTCGGTGGACTCCACTGTCTGCCGGGCTCACCAGCACGCCGCCGGAGCCAGGAAAAGGGGGCGCC CAGGCCGGGCCGAACCCGATGACCATGCCCTCGGACGCTCCCGCGGCGGCCTGAGCACGAAAGTCCACCTCGCCAGCGACAGCCGTGCACGGCCCCTGGTCCTCCGCGTCACCGCAGGCCAGGCGGGCGACGCTCCGGCCTTCGAGACGGTCATGGCAGGCATCCGTGTTCCGCGAAGCGGACCCGGACGACCGAGAAACCGTCCCGATACCGTCCTGGCGGACCGCGCGTATTCATCCCGCGCGATCCGCAATCATCTCCGGCGACGCGGGATCCGTGCGGTCATCCCCCAGCCGTCCGACCAGGTCGGCCACCGGCTGCGCCGGGGCCGCGACGGAGGCCGCCCGCCGGCATTCGACGCCGAGGCGTACAAGCAGCGCAACGCCGTCGAGCGGTGCATCAACCGGCTGAAGCAGTGGCGCGGCCTGGCCATGCGAACGGACAAGCTCGCCATCGCCTACCAGGCCGGACTCCACCTCGCGGCCATCCTCATCTGGACAGCCGCTTGA
- a CDS encoding DUF6221 family protein has translation MDDLVKFLVARIMDDNHAYAYVADTLGGEALLDSHLPMLDLTEQLAHDYKAIDPSDSRMAGLAYVLRVLAQSYAEHPAYRQEWRP, from the coding sequence ATGGACGATCTTGTGAAGTTCCTCGTCGCGCGCATCATGGACGACAACCACGCCTATGCCTACGTGGCCGACACCCTGGGCGGCGAGGCTCTTCTCGACAGCCATCTCCCCATGCTCGACCTGACCGAGCAACTGGCGCACGACTACAAGGCCATAGATCCCTCGGACTCCCGCATGGCCGGCCTGGCATACGTACTTCGGGTCCTAGCCCAGTCATACGCCGAGCACCCCGCCTACCGGCAGGAATGGCGCCCATAG
- a CDS encoding DUF6191 domain-containing protein, producing the protein MFNVFEELFSPGRKHTRDEQNRLELTREDTGDGDPGRGPIDLASGKVVVRPQQEPEDHEG; encoded by the coding sequence GTGTTCAACGTGTTCGAGGAGCTGTTCTCGCCCGGCCGCAAGCACACCCGCGACGAGCAGAACCGCCTGGAACTGACCCGGGAGGACACCGGCGACGGTGATCCCGGACGCGGGCCGATAGACCTGGCGTCCGGGAAGGTCGTCGTACGCCCGCAGCAGGAGCCGGAGGACCACGAGGGCTAG